A window from Cryobacterium sp. PAMC25264 encodes these proteins:
- a CDS encoding PLP-dependent aminotransferase family protein: MQLYLDEIEQATPAGIAAALGRLISSGRLAPGERLPTVRDLAGLLGVSPATVSHAWQALSSAGLIVSRGRSGTFVREPSRHWLPARTQTLAGHLSDARIDLSRGTPDPLLLPALGPALSRVSQRAMTPSYQALPVIPELLTVLTGSWPYPAEAITVVDGALDAISRSLELVARFGDRVIVEDPGFPPFFDLLDQMGIERLPVAVDAEGIVPDAFQAALALSPAAVILQPRAHNPTGASMSADRAAELARLLGASPRAAHTVVIEDDHSGAISTSPDVSLGRWLPERVLHVRSYSKSHGPDLRIAALGGPAALVDRIVARRMLGPGWTSRMLQTILHELLTDGASMAQVNEARHVYFARQKALADALTGFGLPLARADGINAWVPVADERDAIVRLAASGIRVAGGIPFLASERPESFIRVTAGALPDDVLPVARAIAAAAGVLAP; this comes from the coding sequence ATGCAGCTCTACCTCGACGAGATCGAACAGGCCACTCCGGCCGGTATCGCCGCCGCGCTGGGCCGCCTGATCAGTTCCGGCCGGCTCGCCCCCGGTGAGCGCCTGCCCACGGTGCGCGACCTCGCCGGACTCCTGGGCGTGAGCCCGGCCACGGTGAGCCATGCCTGGCAGGCGCTGTCGTCGGCAGGCCTGATCGTCTCGCGGGGCCGCAGCGGCACGTTCGTGCGGGAGCCGTCCCGGCACTGGCTGCCCGCCCGCACCCAGACGCTGGCCGGGCACCTGAGCGACGCCCGGATCGACCTCTCGCGGGGCACCCCGGACCCGCTCCTGTTGCCGGCGCTCGGGCCGGCCCTCTCCAGGGTCTCCCAGCGGGCCATGACCCCCAGCTACCAGGCACTCCCGGTGATTCCCGAGCTGCTCACCGTACTCACGGGCTCGTGGCCCTACCCGGCCGAGGCGATCACGGTGGTCGACGGTGCACTCGACGCCATCTCCCGCAGCCTCGAGCTGGTCGCCAGATTCGGCGACCGGGTCATCGTCGAGGACCCCGGCTTTCCGCCGTTCTTCGACCTGCTCGACCAGATGGGCATCGAGCGGCTGCCCGTGGCCGTGGACGCGGAGGGCATCGTGCCGGACGCCTTCCAGGCAGCGCTCGCGCTGTCGCCGGCCGCCGTGATCCTGCAGCCCCGGGCGCACAACCCCACCGGCGCCTCGATGTCGGCCGACCGCGCCGCCGAGCTCGCCCGGCTGCTGGGCGCCAGCCCCCGGGCCGCGCACACGGTGGTGATCGAGGACGACCACTCCGGAGCCATCAGCACCTCCCCGGATGTGTCACTCGGCCGTTGGCTGCCCGAACGGGTGCTGCACGTGCGCAGCTACTCCAAATCACACGGGCCCGACCTGCGCATCGCCGCCCTCGGCGGACCGGCGGCGCTCGTGGACCGCATCGTGGCCCGGCGCATGCTCGGACCCGGCTGGACCAGCCGGATGCTGCAGACCATCCTGCACGAGCTGCTCACCGACGGCGCGAGCATGGCGCAGGTCAACGAGGCCCGGCACGTGTACTTCGCCCGCCAGAAGGCGCTGGCAGATGCCCTCACCGGGTTCGGCCTGCCCCTGGCCCGCGCCGACGGCATCAACGCGTGGGTGCCAGTGGCCGACGAGCGCGACGCCATCGTGCGGTTGGCGGCCTCTGGCATCCGGGTGGCCGGCGGCATCCCATTTCTCGCATCGGAGCGACCGGAGTCGTTCATCCGGGTGACGGCCGGGGCGCTGCCCGACGACGTGCTGCCGGTGGCCCGGGCGATCGCGGCCGCGGCAGGGGTCCTTGCGCCCTGA
- a CDS encoding DUF2231 domain-containing protein, with product MFDTFFGLPLHPLVVHATEVIVPTAALVVLLAAAWPRFRRWAKFVPLGLALAALVLVPLSTQSGEALEERVSESALIETHADLAEGLLPWVIGLVVVAGVLLWWNWSERSPRKPMKWVAIVLIVAAALVSTGTVVQAIRIGHSGATAVWSSDVGTPAK from the coding sequence ATGTTCGACACCTTTTTCGGTCTGCCACTCCACCCCCTCGTTGTGCACGCGACCGAGGTGATCGTTCCCACGGCCGCCCTGGTGGTGTTGCTCGCCGCAGCCTGGCCGCGCTTTCGCCGCTGGGCCAAGTTCGTGCCGTTGGGCCTGGCATTGGCCGCCCTTGTGCTGGTTCCACTCTCGACCCAATCCGGCGAGGCCCTTGAGGAACGGGTCTCGGAGTCGGCGCTCATCGAGACCCACGCCGACCTGGCCGAAGGGCTGCTGCCCTGGGTGATCGGCTTGGTCGTGGTGGCCGGCGTGCTGCTCTGGTGGAACTGGTCGGAGCGTTCGCCGCGGAAGCCGATGAAGTGGGTGGCGATCGTGCTCATCGTCGCCGCAGCCCTCGTGTCGACCGGAACCGTCGTGCAGGCCATCAGGATCGGGCACAGCGGCGCCACGGCCGTGTGGTCGTCAGACGTGGGGACCCCCGCGAAGTAG
- a CDS encoding putative F420-0 ABC transporter substrate-binding protein produces the protein MKTRYPTLAAAAAVLLLAGCASGSTGAAPVATASPGGPGAYPVSFDNCDTSLTLTAAPERIVTIKSTTTELLLALGLGDRVVGSAFLDGPLPASLAEEGADLNVISDFVPGQEAVLALNPDFVYGGWESNFSADGVGERDALSVLGIGSYVSPAACKGDAMPDPLTFDTVFGEIDEAGTLFGVPDAAATLVSAQEAALAALKPATGKTTALWYSSGTDTPYVGAGIGAPQMIMDAAGLTNIFADVHDTWTSAGWESVVAANPSVIVLVDATWNTADSKIALLEGNPATAGLDAVVNHRYITVPFAAGEAGIRNVEAAGLIIDQLAALDAQ, from the coding sequence ATGAAGACTCGCTACCCCACCCTCGCTGCCGCCGCGGCCGTGCTGCTGCTGGCCGGCTGCGCATCCGGCTCGACCGGTGCCGCGCCCGTCGCCACCGCCTCGCCCGGAGGCCCGGGCGCTTACCCCGTGTCGTTCGACAACTGCGACACCTCGCTCACCCTCACGGCCGCGCCCGAGCGGATCGTGACAATCAAGTCCACCACCACCGAGCTGCTGCTGGCCTTGGGCCTCGGCGACCGCGTCGTGGGCTCGGCGTTCCTCGACGGCCCGCTGCCGGCGTCCCTCGCAGAAGAGGGCGCCGATCTCAACGTGATCAGCGACTTCGTTCCCGGCCAGGAGGCCGTTCTGGCGTTGAACCCTGACTTCGTCTACGGCGGCTGGGAGTCCAACTTCTCCGCCGACGGCGTGGGCGAACGCGACGCGCTCTCCGTGCTGGGCATCGGCAGCTACGTGTCGCCGGCCGCCTGCAAGGGTGATGCGATGCCCGACCCGCTCACCTTCGACACCGTGTTCGGCGAGATCGATGAGGCCGGCACGCTGTTCGGGGTTCCGGATGCCGCCGCCACGCTGGTCTCCGCCCAGGAAGCCGCGCTGGCCGCGCTCAAGCCCGCCACCGGGAAGACCACGGCGCTCTGGTACTCGAGCGGCACCGACACTCCGTATGTGGGCGCCGGCATCGGCGCTCCGCAAATGATCATGGATGCCGCGGGCCTGACCAACATCTTCGCCGACGTGCACGACACCTGGACCTCGGCCGGCTGGGAGTCCGTCGTGGCGGCGAACCCGAGCGTGATCGTGCTCGTGGACGCCACCTGGAACACCGCCGACTCCAAAATCGCTCTGCTCGAGGGCAACCCGGCCACCGCCGGACTCGACGCCGTGGTGAACCATCGCTACATCACCGTGCCGTTCGCGGCCGGCGAGGCGGGCATTCGAAACGTGGAGGCGGCCGGGTTGATCATCGACCAGCTCGCCGCGCTCGACGCACAGTAA
- a CDS encoding putative F420-0 ABC transporter permease subunit: MTGTTHPRSTPPSLPERAAPRGSRDAASVTVHRSGPGRYLFWLVTALVALLLGCAVAVTIGPADVSLAQVVGSVGSHLGLPGLAGGTPVPPLTDAIVWQLRMPRVLTAAMVGAGLALSGAVMQSVTRNPLADPYLLGLSSGASLGAVCVVILGVGFALPAAAFAGALIALFATLNIARVGGSITPGRAVLAGLAIAQLGSAGTSFIIFWAAKGDSYREILNWLLGSLAGSSWTSVLISTTALVLVGTGILLAASRLDAFTFGDTNAASLGINVNATRWGFLVAVALLTGAMVAVSGAIGFVGLILPHLVRGLSGPGHRRLLPLVAVVGALFLVLADTLARTVFDPRELPVGIITAFIGVPVFILLITRKRSAAWA; encoded by the coding sequence ATGACCGGAACGACGCACCCCCGCAGCACTCCTCCGTCACTACCCGAGCGTGCCGCACCCCGCGGGAGCCGCGATGCGGCATCCGTCACTGTGCATCGCAGCGGGCCGGGCCGGTACCTGTTCTGGCTGGTCACGGCGCTGGTGGCCCTGCTTCTCGGCTGCGCCGTTGCCGTGACGATCGGCCCGGCCGACGTGAGCCTGGCGCAGGTTGTGGGCAGCGTGGGGAGCCACCTCGGCCTGCCCGGACTGGCCGGGGGAACTCCGGTGCCGCCCTTGACCGACGCCATCGTGTGGCAGCTGCGGATGCCGCGCGTGCTCACCGCCGCCATGGTGGGCGCGGGCCTCGCGCTCAGCGGCGCGGTCATGCAGAGCGTCACCCGCAACCCGCTCGCCGACCCCTACCTGCTCGGCCTGTCCTCCGGCGCGTCGCTCGGGGCGGTCTGCGTGGTCATCCTCGGCGTGGGCTTCGCGCTGCCGGCTGCGGCTTTCGCCGGGGCCCTGATCGCCCTGTTCGCCACCCTCAACATCGCCCGCGTCGGCGGCAGCATCACCCCGGGCCGCGCCGTGCTGGCCGGGCTGGCGATCGCCCAGCTGGGCTCGGCGGGCACCTCGTTCATCATCTTCTGGGCGGCCAAAGGCGACTCCTACCGGGAGATCCTCAACTGGCTGCTCGGCTCCCTGGCCGGCAGTTCCTGGACCAGCGTGCTGATCTCCACAACCGCGCTCGTCCTCGTGGGCACGGGCATCCTGCTCGCCGCCAGCCGACTGGATGCGTTCACCTTCGGCGACACGAACGCCGCGTCGCTGGGCATCAACGTGAACGCCACCCGCTGGGGATTCCTCGTGGCTGTCGCGCTGCTCACTGGCGCGATGGTGGCCGTGAGCGGGGCGATCGGGTTCGTGGGGCTGATCCTGCCGCACCTGGTGCGCGGACTCAGCGGTCCGGGGCACCGACGCCTGCTGCCGCTCGTCGCGGTGGTCGGCGCGCTGTTCCTGGTGCTCGCCGATACCCTCGCCCGCACGGTGTTCGACCCGCGGGAGCTGCCCGTGGGCATCATCACCGCGTTCATCGGGGTGCCCGTGTTCATCCTGCTGATCACGCGCAAGCGAAGCGCGGCCTGGGCATGA
- a CDS encoding ABC transporter ATP-binding protein — translation MSAERGVAAASAPGVAANTPLKSAEGAVFRNSGAPDDGVVLDGISLSIEGTRILHQISARLPSGTVTGLLGPNGAGKSSLLRIVAGIDRADAGTVALDGTVVGLLRRREAARRIALLEQNVAPSVDLSVREVVLLGRIPHRSRLLGSFGGEDDLTVATEALAMVGAADLVERRWHTLSGGQQQRVQIARALAQRPSLLLLDEPTNHLDVSAQLSLLHQVRGLGLTSILALHDLNLAAAYCDRIVLLQAGRVAAFGTPAEVLRPDIIEAVYGVDCDIVPHPRTGRPVIVFSGPAQTGT, via the coding sequence ATGAGCGCCGAACGCGGCGTTGCCGCCGCATCCGCACCCGGAGTTGCCGCAAACACCCCTCTAAAGAGCGCTGAAGGGGCAGTTTTCCGCAACTCGGGAGCGCCGGATGACGGCGTGGTGCTCGACGGGATCTCCCTCAGTATCGAGGGCACGCGCATCCTGCACCAGATCTCGGCACGCCTGCCGTCGGGCACCGTCACCGGGCTGCTCGGGCCCAACGGCGCCGGCAAGTCGAGCCTGCTGCGCATCGTCGCCGGCATCGACCGGGCGGATGCCGGCACCGTCGCCCTCGACGGCACCGTCGTGGGGCTGCTCCGCCGGCGGGAGGCCGCGCGGCGAATCGCCCTGCTCGAGCAGAACGTGGCACCCAGCGTGGACCTCTCGGTGCGGGAGGTCGTGCTGCTCGGACGCATCCCACACCGGAGCCGGTTGCTCGGCAGCTTCGGCGGCGAGGACGACCTCACCGTGGCGACCGAGGCGCTGGCGATGGTGGGCGCCGCCGATCTCGTCGAGCGGCGCTGGCACACGCTGAGCGGCGGCCAGCAGCAGCGGGTGCAGATCGCGCGGGCGCTGGCCCAGCGTCCGAGCCTGTTGCTGCTCGACGAACCGACCAACCACCTCGACGTGAGCGCACAGCTGTCGCTGCTGCACCAGGTGCGCGGCCTCGGTCTCACGTCGATACTCGCCCTGCACGACCTCAACCTCGCGGCCGCCTACTGCGACCGCATCGTGCTGCTGCAGGCGGGCCGGGTGGCCGCGTTCGGCACGCCCGCCGAGGTGCTGCGACCCGACATCATCGAGGCGGTCTACGGCGTCGACTGCGACATCGTGCCGCATCCCCGCACCGGGCGCCCCGTGATCGTATTCTCCGGCCCCGCACAAACCGGTACCTGA
- the cofD gene encoding 2-phospho-L-lactate transferase, whose protein sequence is MTRVTVLAGGVGGARFTRGLLQHLASEDARDAANVPSGGPDGAPSGTSAKGQASEVTVIVNSGDDMWLDGLRICPDLDTVMYTLGGGISEEQGWGRAEESRRTSAEISAYGRGWSWFTLGDLDLATHIVRTDLLKNGATLSAATEFLCRRWQPGARLLPMSDQFVETHVRLAEDADEHRVGDLIHFEEWWVRYRAGKSVTEFVQVGLADAVAAPGVLEAIRDADVVILPPSNPVVSVGTILAIPGIRDALRATSARVVGISPIIAGSAVRGMADACLSTIGVETSALAVGLHYGSRQGDGVLDAWLVDETDAAAVPALEAAGIRSAAVPLWMTDVAATAQIAAEALRSEVATR, encoded by the coding sequence ATGACCCGAGTCACAGTTCTCGCCGGCGGCGTCGGCGGCGCCCGCTTCACTCGCGGGTTGTTGCAGCACCTGGCGTCCGAGGACGCGCGAGATGCGGCGAATGTCCCCTCTGGCGGCCCGGACGGGGCACCTTCCGGCACCTCGGCGAAGGGGCAGGCCAGCGAGGTCACCGTGATCGTCAACTCCGGCGACGACATGTGGCTCGACGGGCTGCGCATCTGCCCCGACCTCGACACCGTGATGTACACGCTGGGCGGCGGCATCAGCGAGGAGCAGGGTTGGGGTCGTGCCGAGGAGTCCCGGCGCACCTCCGCCGAGATCTCCGCGTACGGCCGCGGCTGGTCGTGGTTCACGCTGGGCGACCTCGACCTGGCCACCCACATCGTGCGCACTGACCTGCTCAAGAACGGCGCCACGCTCAGCGCCGCCACCGAGTTCCTCTGCCGCCGCTGGCAGCCCGGCGCCCGGCTGCTGCCGATGAGCGACCAGTTCGTGGAGACCCACGTGCGCCTGGCCGAGGACGCCGATGAGCACCGAGTCGGCGACCTCATCCACTTCGAGGAGTGGTGGGTGCGTTACCGCGCGGGGAAGTCCGTCACCGAGTTCGTGCAGGTGGGTCTGGCCGACGCCGTCGCGGCGCCCGGCGTGCTCGAGGCCATCCGTGACGCCGACGTGGTGATCCTGCCGCCGTCGAACCCCGTCGTGTCGGTGGGCACCATCCTCGCGATTCCGGGCATCCGGGATGCACTGCGCGCCACCTCGGCCCGCGTGGTGGGCATCTCGCCCATCATCGCCGGCTCCGCGGTGCGCGGCATGGCCGACGCCTGCCTGAGCACGATCGGCGTGGAGACGTCGGCGCTCGCGGTGGGGCTGCACTACGGCTCCCGGCAGGGCGACGGGGTGCTCGACGCCTGGCTGGTCGACGAGACGGATGCCGCGGCCGTGCCCGCGCTCGAGGCCGCCGGCATCCGCTCGGCCGCGGTGCCGCTCTGGATGACGGATGTGGCCGCCACCGCTCAGATCGCGGCCGAGGCCCTGCGCAGCGAAGTGGCGACCCGATGA
- a CDS encoding ASCH domain-containing protein, translating into MTGPLDPPVGTGGDHAAPDALPVAEFAFPGPLRDRLVAAILDGSKTSTTSTLVEYGIEDEPLPELGARQVLIDSAGQPVAIIETTAVQVVRLADVDVRHARDEGEGHDSVAGWRAAHEAFRTSPDMRGYLNDPTFSVTDDTPVVLERLRVVELLPGEQPRA; encoded by the coding sequence ATGACCGGTCCGCTCGACCCGCCGGTTGGCACCGGTGGGGACCACGCGGCACCCGACGCGCTTCCGGTCGCCGAGTTCGCGTTCCCGGGCCCGCTCCGGGACCGGCTCGTTGCGGCGATTCTGGACGGCTCGAAGACCTCGACCACGTCCACGCTGGTGGAATACGGCATCGAGGACGAGCCGCTGCCCGAGCTCGGGGCCCGCCAGGTGCTGATCGACTCCGCCGGGCAGCCGGTGGCGATCATCGAGACGACGGCGGTGCAGGTGGTGCGGCTGGCCGACGTCGACGTGCGCCATGCCCGCGACGAGGGCGAGGGCCACGACTCGGTGGCCGGTTGGCGCGCCGCCCACGAGGCCTTCCGGACCAGCCCCGACATGCGCGGCTATCTGAACGACCCCACCTTCAGCGTCACCGATGACACCCCGGTGGTGCTCGAGCGGCTGCGCGTGGTGGAACTCCTGCCCGGCGAACAGCCGCGCGCCTGA
- a CDS encoding alpha/beta fold hydrolase: MPATSPLPRIHGIWPGGMPYLSVGSGTPLLFLPGLTPNHEPPTGADRRFQTRMLLPFAATRRVWWVNRRPGLDPDATMADIAADYALAMRQRFDGRVDVMGQSTGGSVALQLAADHPDLVKRLVIVSAAHQLGIEGRDTAMRVADDVLDGRPRTAYAELMRMLGSGAGSQRMLSGIGWLLGKNYFAHASADLMTTIRAEDGFELRSRLGDITAPTLVVGGERDAFYSPELFRQTAAGIPRGRLVLYPDRGHLATTSDPRFVSDVLSFLDPPDEPADDPTGTPTAERPHDAPAGPSDGRPDQPSASARPRSDHDDLAR, encoded by the coding sequence ATGCCAGCAACGTCCCCGCTTCCGCGCATCCACGGCATCTGGCCCGGCGGAATGCCGTATCTCTCCGTCGGGTCGGGCACCCCGCTGCTCTTCTTGCCTGGCCTCACCCCCAATCACGAGCCACCCACCGGCGCCGACCGCCGATTCCAGACCCGGATGCTGCTGCCCTTCGCCGCCACCCGCCGGGTGTGGTGGGTCAACCGGCGGCCCGGCCTCGACCCCGACGCCACCATGGCCGACATCGCGGCGGACTACGCGCTCGCCATGCGGCAGCGCTTCGACGGACGCGTCGACGTGATGGGGCAGTCCACCGGCGGAAGCGTGGCGCTGCAGCTCGCGGCGGATCATCCGGACCTGGTGAAGCGCCTCGTGATCGTGTCGGCCGCGCACCAGCTGGGCATCGAGGGCCGCGACACCGCGATGAGGGTCGCCGATGACGTGCTCGACGGCCGGCCGCGCACCGCCTACGCCGAACTCATGCGGATGCTCGGGTCGGGCGCTGGGTCACAGCGGATGCTTTCCGGCATCGGCTGGCTGCTCGGCAAGAACTACTTCGCCCACGCCAGCGCGGACCTGATGACCACCATCCGGGCCGAGGACGGCTTCGAGCTGCGCAGCCGGTTGGGTGACATCACCGCCCCCACCCTCGTGGTGGGCGGGGAACGGGATGCGTTCTACTCGCCCGAGCTGTTCCGGCAGACGGCGGCGGGGATCCCCCGCGGCCGGCTCGTCCTCTACCCGGACCGAGGGCACCTCGCCACGACGAGCGACCCACGGTTCGTCTCCGACGTGCTCTCCTTCCTCGACCCGCCCGACGAGCCAGCCGACGACCCTACGGGCACGCCGACCGCCGAGCGTCCCCACGATGCACCCGCCGGGCCGTCCGACGGCAGACCCGACCAGCCGAGCGCCTCGGCCCGACCGCGCTCCGATCACGATGACCTGGCGCGCTGA
- a CDS encoding DUF4386 family protein, with amino-acid sequence MTWRADRSPPTAAEAATAWHAAWHPLYRVGGVAALLFVLLLLSALVLDVLAPPPVAGTVDTLQFIADHKAVYIAQQVLWIGPGYLMVLVFVALGVALAPVGRSWALLAGLLGALPWALSLAIPVSTRGSLILVTLSDRFVAAASSERPAIVAAAEAVVAENNTLTLTGPLSAIGLVVGALAMTRGVFPAILGWLGVAAGVLGVAAELLRFVVPDLYLGALLQWVWVVWTGLVLLRLGRPHPTTAPAPPRSKAGQGS; translated from the coding sequence ATGACCTGGCGCGCTGACCGCTCACCGCCCACGGCCGCGGAGGCCGCGACGGCGTGGCATGCCGCCTGGCATCCGCTCTACCGGGTGGGCGGCGTGGCCGCCCTGCTCTTCGTGCTGCTGTTGTTGAGCGCGCTGGTGCTCGACGTGCTGGCGCCGCCGCCGGTGGCCGGCACCGTCGACACGCTGCAGTTCATCGCCGACCACAAGGCCGTGTACATCGCCCAGCAGGTGCTCTGGATAGGGCCCGGCTACCTGATGGTGTTGGTCTTCGTTGCCCTCGGGGTGGCGCTGGCGCCGGTGGGCCGCAGTTGGGCCCTGCTCGCCGGGCTGCTCGGTGCGCTGCCGTGGGCGCTGTCACTGGCGATCCCCGTCTCCACCCGGGGGTCGCTGATTCTGGTGACCCTGAGCGACCGGTTTGTGGCGGCAGCGTCGAGCGAGCGACCCGCCATCGTGGCGGCGGCCGAGGCCGTGGTCGCGGAGAACAACACCCTGACGCTGACCGGCCCGCTCTCGGCCATCGGCCTAGTCGTGGGCGCGCTGGCGATGACCCGGGGCGTGTTCCCCGCGATCCTGGGCTGGCTCGGCGTCGCCGCCGGCGTGCTGGGGGTGGCCGCGGAGCTGCTGCGCTTCGTCGTGCCCGATCTGTACCTGGGCGCACTGCTGCAGTGGGTCTGGGTCGTGTGGACGGGGCTCGTTCTCCTCCGTCTCGGCCGGCCGCACCCCACAACCGCCCCGGCCCCACCTCGATCCAAGGCAGGGCAGGGCAGCTGA
- a CDS encoding lysoplasmalogenase, with the protein MARTSLDEVSTVPETRDAARPAPPVRVFLPILAVGVIHLGAILLSLDGVVEWTKPLLMPALAIGLLWAAPQRRAPAILLGMLALTFSWLGDITLRWFVIGLACFLLAHIVYLVLFVTRLAVQRMRWWALVYAVWLVVLLTLLAPHTGSLLIPVMAYGTVLCAMAAVASRCNRWVAAGGALFVASDSILALNKFLPEFNLPLADFLIMVTYLAAQTLIVWGILRHEQSRVATPVAISTAG; encoded by the coding sequence GTGGCACGCACCTCCCTCGACGAAGTGAGCACAGTGCCAGAAACCCGCGACGCGGCCCGGCCGGCACCGCCAGTCCGCGTATTCCTGCCGATCCTCGCGGTCGGTGTGATCCACCTGGGCGCCATCCTGCTCTCGCTCGACGGCGTCGTGGAGTGGACGAAGCCGCTACTCATGCCGGCGCTGGCAATCGGGCTGCTCTGGGCCGCGCCACAGCGTCGCGCGCCCGCGATTTTGCTCGGCATGCTCGCCCTTACCTTCTCCTGGCTGGGCGACATCACCCTGCGGTGGTTCGTGATCGGGCTGGCCTGCTTCCTGCTGGCGCACATCGTCTACCTGGTGCTCTTCGTCACCCGGCTGGCCGTGCAGCGGATGCGCTGGTGGGCCCTCGTCTACGCCGTCTGGCTCGTCGTGCTGCTCACGCTTCTCGCTCCCCACACTGGCTCGCTGCTGATTCCGGTGATGGCCTACGGCACCGTGCTCTGCGCCATGGCCGCGGTCGCCTCCCGGTGCAACCGCTGGGTCGCGGCCGGCGGCGCCCTGTTCGTGGCCTCCGACTCGATCCTGGCGCTGAACAAGTTCCTGCCGGAGTTCAACCTGCCCCTGGCGGACTTCCTCATCATGGTCACCTATCTCGCGGCACAGACCCTGATCGTGTGGGGCATCCTGCGGCACGAGCAGAGTCGGGTGGCGACGCCGGTGGCCATTTCCACGGCCGGGTGA
- a CDS encoding DedA family protein: protein MDLLTDFLLAAVSSPWVYLVVFAVVVIDGFFPPVPSESIVVVAAALGVSAGTPNPVVIVVLAAVGAAVGDNIAYWLGRRIGIDRFRWMRGRRTAAALDRAGRGLALRPASLLLVARYIPVGRVAVNMTAGATGLPHRRFWPLTVLAGACWAVYSVLIGILAGNAFRDQPMLGAAIGVVLALCLGVLVDRVAAAIARRRRRRAPAPAHPAAEAAQAALPSRSESSRTVS, encoded by the coding sequence ATGGACCTGCTCACCGACTTTCTGCTCGCCGCGGTGAGCTCGCCCTGGGTCTACCTCGTGGTGTTCGCCGTGGTCGTGATCGACGGGTTCTTCCCCCCAGTGCCCAGTGAGAGCATCGTCGTGGTCGCTGCCGCGCTCGGTGTGAGCGCGGGCACGCCCAACCCCGTGGTGATCGTGGTGCTGGCGGCCGTGGGCGCCGCCGTCGGGGACAACATCGCCTACTGGCTCGGTCGGCGGATCGGTATCGATCGGTTCCGATGGATGCGCGGCCGCCGCACCGCCGCAGCACTCGACCGGGCGGGCCGCGGCCTCGCTCTCCGGCCGGCCAGTCTGCTCCTCGTGGCCCGGTACATCCCGGTGGGCCGGGTGGCCGTGAACATGACGGCCGGCGCCACCGGCCTGCCGCACCGACGATTCTGGCCGCTCACGGTGCTGGCCGGAGCCTGTTGGGCGGTGTACTCGGTGCTCATCGGGATCCTGGCCGGTAACGCGTTCCGCGACCAGCCCATGCTCGGTGCCGCTATCGGCGTGGTGCTCGCCCTCTGCCTCGGCGTGCTGGTCGACCGGGTCGCAGCAGCGATCGCCCGCCGCCGCCGCCGCCGGGCCCCGGCACCCGCACATCCTGCCGCGGAGGCCGCGCAGGCTGCCCTCCCGAGCCGCTCAGAATCCTCGCGAACTGTGAGCTAA